TTTAATTAACATTTTAATTTTTTTAACTGTCTCTTCTTCTAAATCAATAAATTGTACTCCATACTTTTCTATACTCTTTTTTGAAGAGCTGTCTGATACCATTGAGTGATAATGCTGGAGCAAACAATTTATCTGTATTAATGAATCAGCAACTAAATTTGTACGAATCTCAATTATTAATGATTCTCCTTTTTTAATTTTTGTTTTTAAAGAATCACAGCTAAATGAAAGCCCGTCAATAGTAATTTCTTCTAAAATAGAGTTAACTGTTTTACCGCTTTCTCTTTTTACCTTTAAATCTATTGGAACATCCCTTTTTATAGGAATTCTTTCAGCTTTACGAAATGCAAAAAATCGGCTAATCTTTGATACGCCTTTTACGTCTTTATTGGATGGGTTCTTAATTAAAGTATCTTCATTAACTACTTTATCTTTTTTTTCTGTTGGGACAACTATAGTTTTAAGTTTTTTTGTAAGAAGCTTATCAAATTCTTTAGAATCTTTAGTTAATACATCAATGTCTTTCATTTGCATCTTAAAAAGGATAACATCTGAAATAGCTGTTATTTTATTTCCTTGCTCAAGCTCTTTAATATTTAAATTTCCCCCAAAAATATCGCCAGATCCAAAACGTTGAGTTTCTATTTGCTTTCCATTATCTATAATCCATTCTCCAACAACTCCTTCCGTAACAATGTATAAATATAATTCAGAATCTTTATATGTAGGAATGGAACCACCCTTCGAAAATCGCTCAGCCTTCATTTTTTTACTTAAATTAATACGTTGATCTTCAGATAATAAAACAAATAAATCTGTATGGTTTAAAACGTCAATAGGGTTATTATTATCAAAAGGAGCAATATATTCATCTCTTTCTTTCTTTTCAGTATATGGATTTACAGAAAAGTTAATACCAGCCCAGTTAAGATGAACCCATACTCGTCTCCAAACTCCATCAATATAAACATATCTCTTTCCATAGTCCCGAACTTTAAAGTACACTAAATATGATGCTGACCAATCATTTATTCCATCAAAAACAATCCACGGTGTCAAAATATCCTTTACAGAAAGTACTGCATCTAAAAGCAATTTTTGGACTCTATTAGGAGAATGAATTGGGTCGATATGAACTGTAAAGCCTTTCCAGTAAATATCTGTTGGATAGCTATAATTAAGAACAAATGATTCAGCAGCGGCGCTATTCGGCACACTAACGATACTATTCATTACATTAAGTTTTGTAGCTCTCCATGTAATATCGGTTACTATACCGTCATTGTAGTTACCGATTTTAACCCAATCACCTATTCTAAATGGTCGCTCAATATTTAATACAATTCCGGCAAAAATATTAGATATATTTATTTGAATTGCTAAACCTACAATCATAGCTATTAAACCGGATGTAGCCAATAATCCAGTTATTCTTTGATCAAATACAAATGCAATTATTCCAAATATAGAAAGCATGAGGATAGTAAAACCTACAAATTGACGCACATTATTTGGGATATGCTGGCCAGTGCGTTCTTCAAGTGGGGTCCATAAAAATTTTTCAAACAATATGATTAATACAATAGCTGACGAAAGCCACCATAATATATCAAATGTTAAATAAAATGCTTCCATGTAATATACTTCAACTTTACCAGATAAAAGACTCGATAAAACAATTTCCGATGATAATAAAATTATAAACACAATAATAGATTGGGTAATCCAAATAGTTTTTTTGAAAATTTTTTTTAGTTTAAGCTTATTTAAAATAAAAAGTATAATCATTAATATAAGGCAGATATATAGAGTATATTGGGATGAATACAAAGACATATTTCGTCTGAATCCCAATTCATTTTTCCGTATTTGAACTTTCATATTAAATTGGGAAAAATCAATATTATTTCCCCTGCCATATACATACTCAACATCTCCTAAAGAGCTTTTTTTCAATACATTTTGATAAAAATATATCTGATCTATGATCCATCCTGTTGCTGGATTTAATAGTTTTGCATTTTTCTTTCGTTCGGAATAGCGGTCATCTGTTAAACCCATGCCTAAAGAATCACTAACGAAAATTAAGTTATGGCTATCTAAATCTCTATGTCGAAAAGAAACTCCTAATGTACGGCGGCCATAAGAATACTGCCCCTCTAAATAATCAGTCTTAAATACTCCTTTTATGTGATAAAGATGATAAGCAATTCCTTCGCTAATCTTATTTATGACTGTTTTTTCTAATCTGATGGGGTCAGCAGCATTTGTAAATTCAAGCTCCCACATCTTAAGGTTAC
This region of Desulfobacterales bacterium genomic DNA includes:
- a CDS encoding ABC transporter substrate-binding protein, which gives rise to MKIKYLILVLIIVGISIFVGLNSKFLKKEEPPIHIALVGPITGKSPSNGEAHLHGVSLYVDEINRAGGIDGKKIVIDIYDDENDDALAEKKALEAVNSQSVAVIGHNYSSCSISGGKIYKQYEIPAISPSSTDAPVTIGNEWYFRTIYNNNIQGKFLAHYAQKLLKQRAAHIIYEDLSYGKSLAEVFEKTWTDAELEIKSKMMLLTRSEESINEAISQIVENLKKDESQSVIFLSTHAPEAIKFVKAMKDAGLKNLILAPNALASLEFQNGFDSFPKEKLMPGFYTDGIYVTTPMIFDSAGKLAQKFKEDYNGKYKKDPDWRAVFAYDAAMLIVEAIKQEKIEGKPETIKSDRKKIRDFLASLNNVEDAIEGTTGFNYFDENGDPEKVVSIGFYKNKMVISALTQLQIVRNLNEIISLEEAIKSEKVLIIDDKYMYKTNVVYTGFHLNEISNLNLNDMTYSLDFFLWFRFPGNLKMWELEFTNAADPIRLEKTVINKISEGIAYHLYHIKGVFKTDYLEGQYSYGRRTLGVSFRHRDLDSHNLIFVSDSLGMGLTDDRYSERKKNAKLLNPATGWIIDQIYFYQNVLKKSSLGDVEYVYGRGNNIDFSQFNMKVQIRKNELGFRRNMSLYSSQYTLYICLILMIILFILNKLKLKKIFKKTIWITQSIIVFIILLSSEIVLSSLLSGKVEVYYMEAFYLTFDILWWLSSAIVLIILFEKFLWTPLEERTGQHIPNNVRQFVGFTILMLSIFGIIAFVFDQRITGLLATSGLIAMIVGLAIQINISNIFAGIVLNIERPFRIGDWVKIGNYNDGIVTDITWRATKLNVMNSIVSVPNSAAAESFVLNYSYPTDIYWKGFTVHIDPIHSPNRVQKLLLDAVLSVKDILTPWIVFDGINDWSASYLVYFKVRDYGKRYVYIDGVWRRVWVHLNWAGINFSVNPYTEKKERDEYIAPFDNNNPIDVLNHTDLFVLLSEDQRINLSKKMKAERFSKGGSIPTYKDSELYLYIVTEGVVGEWIIDNGKQIETQRFGSGDIFGGNLNIKELEQGNKITAISDVILFKMQMKDIDVLTKDSKEFDKLLTKKLKTIVVPTEKKDKVVNEDTLIKNPSNKDVKGVSKISRFFAFRKAERIPIKRDVPIDLKVKRESGKTVNSILEEITIDGLSFSCDSLKTKIKKGESLIIEIRTNLVADSLIQINCLLQHYHSMVSDSSSKKSIEKYGVQFIDLEEETVKKIKMLIKALYN